One genomic window of Corynebacterium massiliense DSM 45435 includes the following:
- a CDS encoding MBL fold metallo-hydrolase: MADELKVITLGTAGGPRTWLHEGKREPRCGIATAVVVGDKWYLVDCGQSVYRQIRKAGLEFPDLGGIFITHLHSDHLIDLNNVMVLGFPDICDPNVTIPVFGPGDRGELPPVSQLATEPVAPAFPDDPTPGTAATVQRYLRAGATDINDRVMDSLRRNPENLWCGRDIQIPDGIGYHPNDNFSPEMEPFVIFEDERVTVTATLVVHPPIAPAFAFRFDTAGGKSVTISGDTGFSTNLRRLADRTDLLLHEAIDFDWVYRTVPEPSVIEHHEKSHSSAKDAATIAADAQAKQLALHHIVPGHAPDSAFDAARAVYSGAFTVAGDNQEFTL, from the coding sequence TTGGCTGACGAACTGAAGGTGATCACGCTTGGTACCGCCGGAGGTCCGCGCACCTGGCTGCACGAAGGAAAACGTGAGCCGCGCTGCGGCATCGCCACTGCCGTTGTGGTGGGTGACAAGTGGTACCTCGTCGACTGCGGCCAGAGCGTCTATCGCCAGATCCGCAAGGCTGGGTTAGAGTTCCCCGATCTCGGCGGCATTTTTATTACCCATCTACATTCCGACCACCTCATCGACCTCAACAACGTGATGGTGCTCGGCTTCCCCGATATCTGCGACCCGAATGTCACCATCCCGGTCTTTGGTCCCGGCGACCGCGGGGAACTGCCACCGGTCTCGCAATTGGCTACCGAGCCAGTGGCGCCGGCCTTTCCCGACGATCCGACGCCGGGTACCGCCGCCACCGTGCAGCGCTACTTGCGCGCGGGAGCGACGGACATCAACGATCGCGTGATGGATTCGCTGCGCCGGAACCCAGAAAACCTGTGGTGCGGCCGCGATATCCAGATCCCCGACGGGATCGGCTACCACCCGAACGACAACTTCTCCCCCGAGATGGAACCCTTCGTCATCTTCGAAGACGAGCGGGTCACGGTCACCGCCACCCTGGTAGTGCACCCGCCCATCGCGCCGGCGTTCGCGTTCCGCTTCGACACCGCCGGCGGCAAGAGCGTGACCATTTCCGGCGATACGGGCTTTTCCACCAACCTGCGGCGCTTGGCAGACCGCACGGATCTACTCCTGCACGAGGCCATCGATTTCGACTGGGTCTACCGCACCGTGCCGGAGCCGTCCGTTATCGAGCACCACGAGAAGTCGCACTCGTCGGCAAAGGACGCCGCAACTATCGCGGCCGACGCGCAGGCGAAGCAGCTCGCGCTTCACCACATCGTGCCGGGGCATGCGCCCGATTCCGCGTTCGACGCCGCCCGCGCGGTCTACTCCGGCGCGTTCACCGTGGCAGGCGACAACCAAGAGTTCACTCTCTAA
- a CDS encoding TetR/AcrR family transcriptional regulator, whose translation MGRPREFEEAEVLSTATRMFGRRGFNALSVDAVLTELGLNRSSFYKIYGSKHGLFRAVLEAVCANAEAGAVDNAAKDFTVVSLVEVAPGSRDVRALTQRAVQLCFGDDFCAVGQHVVSRVHRIARSEGKES comes from the coding sequence ATGGGAAGGCCTCGTGAGTTCGAAGAAGCAGAAGTCCTCTCCACGGCGACGCGCATGTTCGGCAGGAGAGGCTTTAATGCGTTGTCTGTCGATGCGGTGCTGACTGAACTCGGATTGAACCGGTCGAGCTTTTACAAGATCTATGGCTCGAAGCATGGACTGTTCCGGGCGGTGCTGGAGGCGGTGTGCGCCAACGCTGAGGCTGGGGCGGTAGATAACGCGGCGAAAGACTTTACCGTCGTGTCGCTGGTCGAAGTGGCCCCGGGAAGCCGGGATGTGCGCGCACTGACGCAGCGCGCGGTTCAGCTGTGCTTTGGCGATGACTTCTGCGCTGTAGGCCAGCACGTGGTCTCCCGTGTTCACCGGATTGCACGAAGTGAAGGGAAAGAATCATGA